GTGTCCACGGCGAACAGGGAGATGCCGTGGCGGCGGTCCTCGGCGGTGGGCGCGGCGGTACGGGCGCACACGATCACGCGGTCGGCGTGGACGCCGCCGGTGATGAAGGTCTTGGAGCCGTTGAGGACGTAGTGGGTGCCGTCCTCGCTGAGCTTGGCGGTGGTCTTCATGCCCGCGAGGTCGGAGCCGGTGCCCGGCTCGGTCATCGCCAGGGCCCACATCTCCTCGGCGGAGACGAACTTCGGCAGGAAGCGCTTCTTCTGCTCGTCGGTGGCGAGCATCTTGATGTACGGCAGGGCGAGCAGCACGTGCACGCCGGAGCCGCCGAAGTGGACACCGGCACGCGCGGTCTCCTCGTACATCACGGCCTCGAACTTGTACGAGTCGATGCCGGCGCCGCCGAAGTCCTCGGGGACGTTGATGCCGAAGAGGCCCAGCTCGGCGAGCTTGTAGTAGAAGTCGCGCGGCGCCTGGCCGGCCGCGAACCACTCGTCGTAGACGGGGACGACCTCGGCCTCGATGAAGGCGCGAAGAGTCTCCCGGAACGCCTCGTGGTCCTCGTTGAACACCGTACGGCGCACTCCGCCACCTCCAGCTGGCTCGATAGCTCCATGTCTAAGCGCTTGCTCAGATCACTAAGGTACCGGCGGGTAGGGAGGGGCGTCCAGAGGAGATCCCGTAACGCTCGTCACTCCGCCCCGGCCGCCGCGAACGCCCCCCTGGCCATCCGGTGCAGCAGCTCGGCGGTGGCCCCGCGGCCCGGCAGGGAACCCGGGCGGCCCAGGTGCGGGGTGGAGTTCAGCAGGCCGAAGACGGAGTGGACGGCGGAGCGGGCGGCGGGCTCCGCCAGGCCCGGATAGACCTCGCGCAGGACCGAGACCCACAGCTCGACGTACTGCCGCTGGAGCTGGCGCACCAGCTTGCGGTCGCTGTCCCGGAGGCGGTCCAGCTCGCGGTCGTGCAGGGTGATCAGGGGACGGTCGTCGAGCGCGAAGTCGATGTGCCCCTCGATGAGCGAGTCGAGGACCGCCTCGGCCGGAGTGCCGTCCACCTCCGCGAGCCGACGCTTGGCGCCGGTCAGCAGCTGGCCGCTGATGCCGACCAGCAGCTCGGCCAGCATGGCGTCCTTGCCCGCGAAGTGGCGGTACAGACCGGGGCCGCTGATGCCGACGGCGGCACCTATCTCGTCGACTCCGACCCCGTGGAAACCGCGCTCGGCGAACAGCCGCGCGGCCTCCTTGAGGATCTGCTCGCGGCGGGTGGGGGCGTCGGTTCTGGTGGCCATGAAGGCAATTCTAGACAGGGAGGTTAGCGGTCGTTAACCTAAAGGAAATGGTTAACGCTCATTAACAGTCGACCACTGGGTGAGGGGACCGCAAGGATGCACGAGGCACCGGAGCTTCACAGCGCGGCCGACCCCGCGTCGGAGGCCTGGAAAGCCAACGAGCGGGCTCATCGCGCGCTCGCCGAGGAGCTGCGCGGCAAGCTGGCCGCGGCCCGCATGGGCGGGGGTGAGAAGGCGCGGGCGAGGCACACCGCGCGCGGGAAGCTGCTGCCCAGGGACCGGGTGGACGCCCTGCTCGACCCCGGCTCGCCCTTCCTGGAGCTCGCGCCCCTCGCCGCCGACGGGATGTACGACGGCGCGGCCCCCGCGGCCGGGGTGATCGCCGGGATCGGGCGGGTGAGCGGCCGCGAGTGCGTGATCGTCGCCAACGACGCCACGGTCAAGGGCGGCACGTACTACCCGATGACGGTGAAGAAGCACCTGCGCGCCCAGGAGGTGGCCCTCGACAACCGCCTGCCGTGCGTCTACCTGGTCGACTCCGGCGGCGCCTTCCTGCCCATGCAGGACGAGGTCTTCCCGGACCGGGAGCACTTCGGGCGGATCTTCTACAACCAGGCCCGTATGTCCGGTGCCGGTATCCCGCAGATCGCCGCCGTCCTCGGCTCCTGCACGGCCGGCGGGGCGTACGTCCCCGCGATGAGCGACGAGGCCGTGATCGTCCGC
Above is a genomic segment from Streptomyces sp. SLBN-31 containing:
- a CDS encoding acyl-CoA dehydrogenase family protein — encoded protein: MRRTVFNEDHEAFRETLRAFIEAEVVPVYDEWFAAGQAPRDFYYKLAELGLFGINVPEDFGGAGIDSYKFEAVMYEETARAGVHFGGSGVHVLLALPYIKMLATDEQKKRFLPKFVSAEEMWALAMTEPGTGSDLAGMKTTAKLSEDGTHYVLNGSKTFITGGVHADRVIVCARTAAPTAEDRRHGISLFAVDTRSEGYSIGRKLDKLGLRTSDTAELAFVDVKVPVEDLLGEENKGFYYLGHNLASERWGIAFGAYAQAKAAVRFAQQYVTDRTVFGKPVASFQNTKFELAACKAEVDAAEAVADRALEALDAGELTPAEAASAKLFCTEVAHRVIDRCLQLHGGYGFMNEYPIARLYADNRVNRIYGGTSEIMKTIIAKDMGL
- a CDS encoding TetR/AcrR family transcriptional regulator; the protein is MATRTDAPTRREQILKEAARLFAERGFHGVGVDEIGAAVGISGPGLYRHFAGKDAMLAELLVGISGQLLTGAKRRLAEVDGTPAEAVLDSLIEGHIDFALDDRPLITLHDRELDRLRDSDRKLVRQLQRQYVELWVSVLREVYPGLAEPAARSAVHSVFGLLNSTPHLGRPGSLPGRGATAELLHRMARGAFAAAGAE